Proteins co-encoded in one Yamadazyma tenuis chromosome 1, complete sequence genomic window:
- the CBK1 gene encoding Serine/threonine-protein kinase (EggNog:ENOG503NVS6; COG:T), with the protein MDNLHQQLEQAQMLAEQELRSQNYSGGHHPDAANGETARYTSHPPMPDADDSYMDQDDVGMITTSPTFVSSSRFDDMLRRQQESMDSHSSLMFRPPASNFIQLNNNSSSNVSDISQHSGNSVLNSSVPVGVGSESSPQLVQGSSPFGGQYNDEVIHQQFSQQYLHQTSQWPAALQQQTLAQQALSQQALSQQQELQAQSVQQAQQAQIQQAQQAQIQQAHQQAQQQAQQQAQQQAQQQAQQQAQQQAQQLQQAQYQQQQARAQQLRQSPIREHAQPQLSQFGQNSPYQQPAQLSPQSSFARQPAAVSKLSHDKASAIKLKLENYYQMAISHAIERNQRRLDLEHKLSSQETGSSEERKNRQLHSLGRKESQFLRLRRTKLSLEDFTTVKVIGKGAFGEVRLVQKRDTGKIYAMKTLLKSEMYKKDQLAHVKAERDVLAGSDSPWVVSLYYSFQDSQYLYLIMEFLPGGDLMTMLIRWQVFTEDITRFYMAECVLAIEAIHKLGFIHRDIKPDNILIDIRGHVKLSDFGLSTGFHKTHDSNYYKKLLEKEPTPATNGHGSTKGRNSMMIDAIHLTMSNRQQMQTWRKSRRLMAYSTVGTPDYIAPEIFIHEGYGQECDWWSLGAIMFECLIGWPPFCSETPHETYRKILNWPESLQIPEDIHLSPESEDLIRKLLTGAETRLGRYGGADEIKKHPFFRGVDWESIRRVDAPFIPKLRSITDTRFFPTDELVNVPDSPALSKAMEQQNNGKQAANIKEDLPFIGYTYSRFDYLTRKNAL; encoded by the coding sequence ATGGACAATTTGCATCAGCAACTCGAGCAGGCCCAGATGCTTGCTGAACAAGAGCTCCGGAGTCAGAACTACTCTGGCGGACACCACCCAGATGCCGCCAACGGCGAGACCGCCAGGTACACGTCGCACCCCCCCATGCCAGACGCCGATGACAGTTATATGGATCAAGACGATGTGGGAATGATCACCACTTCACCAACCTTTGTGTCGTCCAGCCGCTTTGACGACATGCTTCGCCGCCAACAGGAGTCGATGGATCTGCACTCGTCGCTTATGTTCCGGCCTCCTGCTTCCaatttcatccaacttAACAACAATAGCTCCAGCAATGTGAGTGATATCAGTCAGCATCTGGGTAACCTGGTGCTCAATCTGAGTGTTCCGGTGGGTGTGGGTAGCGAGAGCTCTCCGCAGTTGGTGCAGGGACTGTCGCCGTTTGGCGGTCAATATAACGATGAGGTGATTCATCAGCAGTTTAGTCAACAGTACTTGCACCAGACGTCCCAGTGGCCGGCTGCCCTCCAGCAGCAGACGCTTGCGCAGCAGGCGCTTTCTCAGCAGGCGCTATCTCAGCAGCAGGAGCTACAGGCTCAGCTGGTGCAACAGGCTCAGCAGGCTCAAATTCAACAGGCTCAGCAGGCTCAAATTCAACAGGCTCATCAACAGGCACAACAACAAGCACAACAACAGGCACAACAACAAGCACAACAACAAGCACAACAACAAGCACAACAACAAGcacaacaacttcaacaagcacAATATCAACAGCAACAGGCTCGTGCGCAGCAACTCCGCCAGTCACCTATTCGTGAACACGCCCAACCCCAATTGTCCCAGTTTGGACAGAACTCCCCGTACCAGCAGCCGGCACAGTTGTCGCCCCAGTCGTCGTTTGCCCGCCAACCGGCAGCTGTATCCAAACTTTCTCACGATAAGGCCTCGGCCATCAAGCTTAAACTCGAAAACTACTACCAGATGGCGATTTCGCACGCTATTGAGCGTAACCAGCGTCGTCTCGACCTTGAACATAAACTCCTGTCCCAGGAAACCGGGTCTAGTGAAGAGCGGAAAAATAGACAATTGCATAGCTTGGGCCGGAAAGAGTCGCAGTTCTTACGGTTACGTCGAACCAAGTTGTCGCTCGAGGACTTCACCACTGTCAAAGTCATTGGCAAAGGAGCTTTCGGTGAAGTCCGGCTTGTACAAAAGCGAGACACCGGGAAGATATATGCCATGAAGacattgttgaagctggAAATGTACAAAAAGGACCAACTTGCACATGTCAAGGCCGAAAGAGACGTTTTGGCAGGACTGGACTCGCCGTGGGTGGTGTCATTGTACTACTCATTCCAGGACTCCCAGTATTTGTACCTCATCATGGAGTTTTTGCCGGGGGGAGACTTGATGACCATGTTGATCCGGTGGCAAGTGTTTACAGAGGACATCACTCGGTTCTACATGGCCGAGTGTGTGTTGGCCATCGAAgccatccacaaacttggttTTATCCATAGAGATATCAAGCCCGATAACATCTTGATTGATATTAGAGGTCATGTCAAGTTGAGTGATTTCGGGTTGTCGACGGGATTCCACAAAACTCATGACCTGAACTACTataagaagttgttggagaaggaacCAACTCCCGCCACCAACGGCCATGGCAGCACCAAGGGCCGCAACTCGATGATGATTGATGCCATCCACTTGACAATGTCCAACCGACAACAAATGCAGACCTGGAGAAAGAGTCGTCGGTTGATGGCGTACTCCACCGTGGGAACCCCCGACTACATTGCCCCTGAGATCTTTATCCACGAAGGATATGGTCAGGAGTGTGACTGGTGGTCGTTGGGAGCCATAATGTTTGAGTGTCTTATAGGTTGGCCTCCTTTCTGCTCTGAAACCCCCCATGAGACGTATCgcaagatcttgaactGGCCCGAGTCTCTTCAGATTCCTGAAGATATTCATTTGCTGCCAGAGCTGGAGGACTTGATTCGAAAGTTGTTGACAGGGGCGGAAACTCGGTTGGGCCGTTATGGTGGTGCTGATGAGATCAAGAAGCATCCGTTCTTCAGGGGTGTTGACTGGGAGCTGATCCGGAGGGTTGATGCTCCGTTTATTCCCAAGCTAAGGTCTATCACTGACACACGGTTCTTCCCTACTGACGAATTGGTGAATGTTCCTGACAGTCCTGCCTTGAGCAAGGCCATGGAACAACAGAATAACGGGAAACAGGCGGCCAATATCAAGGAGGACTTGCCGTTTATCGGGTACACTTATTCGAGATTCGACTACCTCACACGGAAGAATGCGTTGTAG
- a CDS encoding epoxide hydrolase (COG:I; EggNog:ENOG503NWIN), producing the protein MLCSYSPNLNQLIPSHTTSTQMPIVQLRSDDKSHSAIANISQAQLSYPQYSKIILLLHGFPDTNASFDEFTPKLIANLPASEKIAVVAPLLRGYERSSQTDFSRYRTVDLALDIKNFLTQNFSYTRETTTIHLVGHDWGAISCFKAVSLYPDMFDSVSTLGIPYLSNLHVWDLFLYASEQLWYSSYFLTMQWRSLYGRIDTEHTESSYLNRLWEFWSPRWNYSNHDIEQVRTMLQNNGVLDHATAYYRCLLDPRNLKSIRWKIDFEKVPVLLVGGKLDGCMTIRLYELEKKRLESTSARVEVVEGAGHFLHREAPAKVADLVADWILEHS; encoded by the coding sequence ATGCTCTGTAGCTACTCCCCCAATCTTAATCAATTGATTCCTTCTCATACTACTTCCACTCAAATGCCAATCGTCCAGTTACGCTCGGATGACAAGTCCCATTCGGCCATCGCCAACATCAGTCAGGCTCAACTCTCGTATCCACAGTACTCCAAAATcatccttcttcttcatggATTCCCCGATACAAACGCGAGCTTCGATGAATTTACCCCTAAACTCATTGCCAACCTCCCGGCCCTGGAGAAAATTGCTGTGGTGGCTCCGCTTCTACGGGGCTACGAGCGGTCGAGCCAGACAGACTTTTCCCGCTATCGTACGGTAGACCTAGCCCTTGATATCAAAAATTTTCTTACCCAGAACTTCTCCTACACACGGGAAACCACCACGATTCACTTGGTGGGCCACGATTGGGGCGCCATATCATGCTTTAAGGCAGTCAGTCTCTATCCGGACATGTTTGATTCGGTTTCCACGTTGGGAATCCCATATCTTTCAAACCTTCATGTGTGGGACCTTTTTCTCTACGCACTGGAGCAGTTATGGTATCTGTCATATTTTTTGACCATGCAGTGGAGACTGTTGTACGGCCGGATTGACACGGAGCATACAGAAAGCTCGTACCTCAACCGGTTGTGGGAGTTTTGGTCTCCGAGGTGGAACTACCTGAATCATGATATTGAACAGGTGAGAACAATGTTACAAAACAATGGAGTGTTGGACCATGCTACGGCCTACTACCGGTGTCTTTTGGATCCTCGGAACTTGAAGAGTATACGGTGGAAGATAGACTTTGAAAAGGTGCCAGTACTTTTGGTGGGAGGTAAATTGGATGGGTGTATGACGATTCGGTTGTATGAGcttgagaagaagaggttgGAGTCTACGAGTGCCAGGGTGGAGGTGGTAGAGGGAGCGGGTCATTTTTTGCACCGGGAGGCACCTGCAAAGGTTGCAGATCTTGTGGCAGATTGGATCCTTGAGCATTCGTAA